Proteins from a single region of Desulfatiglans anilini DSM 4660:
- a CDS encoding ARMT1-like domain-containing protein, translating into MKPLADCALCTLEWIFGRTASSLDEPGRLELIQTLLGVFHQTFDARENLGFAARETLDAVTPQVVAAAGIYDKIKKESNEAVKALLPAARRFIAEGMTPKERFERACFLAATGNVSPLAAPSGGLTFTETEALMAGQTESPVLMGDVYEAARDRQRVLYLFDNAGEVGFDSLLIEQLEAMGAAVTLVLKEAPFFEDATRADAHFFGLENLSERMLSVKTLLVPGRSTPELERAITECDLILAKGTFNIEATYEEGMGKPVIYMLKIKCGPLSQKLGVPQGRFVVALSEP; encoded by the coding sequence ATGAAGCCCCTTGCCGACTGCGCCCTTTGCACCCTCGAATGGATCTTCGGGAGGACGGCGTCCTCTTTGGACGAACCCGGGAGGCTCGAATTGATCCAGACCCTCCTCGGTGTCTTTCACCAAACCTTCGATGCCAGGGAGAACTTGGGTTTTGCCGCCAGAGAGACGCTCGATGCCGTGACGCCTCAGGTGGTCGCCGCCGCCGGCATTTACGATAAGATCAAGAAGGAGAGCAACGAGGCGGTCAAGGCCCTGCTGCCGGCCGCCAGACGCTTCATCGCCGAGGGGATGACCCCGAAGGAGCGCTTCGAGCGGGCCTGTTTCCTCGCGGCCACCGGCAATGTCTCACCGCTTGCCGCCCCGAGCGGCGGGTTGACATTCACCGAAACCGAGGCCCTGATGGCGGGTCAAACCGAATCTCCCGTCCTCATGGGGGACGTGTACGAGGCGGCCCGCGATCGGCAACGGGTTCTCTATCTCTTCGACAACGCGGGCGAGGTCGGCTTCGACTCGTTGCTGATCGAGCAGCTCGAGGCCATGGGCGCCGCCGTGACGCTCGTCCTCAAGGAAGCGCCGTTTTTCGAGGATGCCACCCGCGCCGATGCCCACTTTTTCGGCCTCGAGAATCTGAGCGAGCGCATGCTGAGCGTCAAGACGCTTCTGGTCCCCGGCAGAAGCACGCCCGAACTCGAGCGCGCCATCACCGAGTGCGATCTGATCCTCGCCAAAGGCACTTTCAACATCGAAGCCACCTACGAAGAAGGCATGGGGAAACCCGTGATCTACATGCTGAAGATCAAGTGCGGCCCTTTGTCGCAGAAGCTCGGCGTACCCCAGGGCCGTTTCGTCGTCGCCCTGTCCGAACCCTGA
- a CDS encoding redox-sensing transcriptional repressor Rex translates to MPMIKESKIPQPTIERLALYSRPLEGLGDGASQVISSERLAALCGVNSAQVRKDLAYFGEFGIRGVGYDVKDLLKAIKKILATDRVWKLCIVGMSYLGTALVENENFRRRGYHFVAAFDPDQRRVGKVLPCGLVVEPMRSIKKLVRELGIEIGVITTRPEEAKRSADLLMKAGVRALLNFTPVRLRIPECCLIENVDITVKLENLAYHLSKNKP, encoded by the coding sequence ATGCCGATGATCAAAGAGTCCAAAATTCCTCAACCGACCATCGAGCGACTCGCTCTGTACTCGCGCCCTCTCGAGGGGCTCGGCGACGGTGCTTCGCAGGTGATCTCCTCCGAAAGGCTGGCGGCACTGTGCGGCGTCAATTCGGCGCAGGTCCGCAAGGACCTCGCCTACTTCGGCGAGTTCGGCATCCGCGGGGTCGGCTACGATGTCAAAGACCTCCTGAAAGCCATCAAGAAGATCCTTGCCACAGACCGTGTCTGGAAGCTCTGCATTGTGGGAATGAGCTATCTGGGCACCGCCCTGGTCGAAAACGAAAATTTTCGCCGGCGCGGCTATCACTTCGTTGCGGCCTTCGATCCTGACCAACGGAGGGTCGGCAAGGTCCTGCCCTGCGGCCTCGTTGTCGAGCCGATGCGCAGCATTAAAAAGCTCGTCCGGGAGCTTGGCATCGAGATCGGCGTCATCACCACCCGCCCCGAGGAAGCCAAACGGTCGGCGGATCTCCTCATGAAGGCGGGGGTCAGGGCCCTGCTGAACTTCACGCCGGTAAGGCTCCGGATCCCGGAGTGCTGTCTGATCGAAAACGTGGACATAACGGTCAAGCTGGAGAATCTGGCCTATCATCTGAGCAAGAACAAGCCTTGA
- the pdxA gene encoding 4-hydroxythreonine-4-phosphate dehydrogenase PdxA, whose product MAKTPFLPLIGITMGDPAGVGPEVIARALADPDVYRGCRPFVLGDAEVMREALPPGMAVRTIEDPAEAGGLAGRVDLLPLSHLPPSSRVPGRPTVEGGRAMVGYILEAVELARKGRIDAMVTAPINKALMNAAGFHYEGHTPLIAERTGARDYVMMLAGERLRVTLVTIHCALKEVPGLLDASAIRRTISVTHQALRRDFGIERPRIAVAALNPHAGEEGLFGDEEARVIGPAVQAARAEGMEVAGPLPADTLFFHAAAGRYDVVVCMYHDQGLIPLKLLHFADGVNVTLGLPIVRTSVDHGTAYDIAGKGLADPSSLMAALRMAASMVRHRAAAGEAAAIDRDP is encoded by the coding sequence ATGGCAAAGACGCCTTTTTTACCTCTGATCGGCATCACGATGGGCGATCCGGCGGGCGTGGGGCCGGAGGTTATCGCCCGGGCCCTCGCGGATCCTGATGTTTACCGTGGGTGCCGACCTTTTGTTCTGGGGGATGCCGAGGTGATGCGGGAGGCCCTTCCGCCGGGGATGGCGGTTCGGACCATCGAAGATCCGGCCGAAGCCGGGGGCCTTGCCGGGCGGGTCGACCTGTTGCCGCTTTCCCATCTCCCGCCGTCCTCACGCGTTCCGGGAAGGCCCACGGTGGAGGGCGGGCGCGCCATGGTGGGGTATATTCTCGAAGCGGTCGAACTCGCCCGGAAGGGGCGGATCGACGCCATGGTGACAGCCCCCATCAACAAGGCCCTGATGAACGCGGCGGGTTTTCACTACGAGGGCCACACCCCGTTGATCGCCGAGCGGACAGGGGCACGGGACTATGTCATGATGCTGGCCGGGGAGCGGCTGCGGGTGACGCTGGTGACGATCCACTGCGCCTTGAAAGAGGTGCCCGGCCTGTTGGATGCATCCGCCATCCGCCGCACCATCTCCGTGACGCATCAGGCCCTGAGGCGGGATTTCGGGATCGAGCGGCCCCGGATCGCTGTGGCGGCCCTGAACCCGCATGCCGGCGAGGAGGGCCTTTTCGGCGATGAGGAGGCACGGGTGATCGGCCCCGCCGTGCAGGCCGCCCGGGCCGAAGGGATGGAGGTCGCGGGGCCGCTGCCTGCGGACACCCTCTTTTTCCACGCGGCGGCCGGCCGCTACGACGTTGTGGTCTGCATGTATCATGATCAAGGGCTGATTCCCCTGAAACTCCTCCATTTTGCCGACGGTGTGAATGTAACGCTGGGGCTGCCCATCGTGCGGACGTCCGTGGACCATGGTACGGCCTATGACATCGCGGGAAAAGGCCTTGCCGATCCTTCCAGCTTGATGGCCGCGCTTCGCATGGCGGCATCCATGGTCAGGCATCGGGCCGCCGCGGGTGAAGCGGCCGCGATCGACAGAGATCCATGA
- the atpB gene encoding F0F1 ATP synthase subunit A, whose translation MEHPIFFIDSLLESFGFHHPADFTHVTHMWLVMLLLILSALLFARGVQLLPKKGQNFFEVVVDGLESFMVEISGPEGRFFFPFIATVFLFILVSNLLGLVPGFFSPTANLNTTLALALCTFVYTHIIGIRFHGIKYIKHFTGSVWWLTPLMLPIEIIGHFARIMSLSVRLFGNIFGKEMVLGILFGLAGLYLAPLPILFLGILVSFIQALVFMLLSIMYFVGAMEHAH comes from the coding sequence ATGGAGCATCCGATCTTTTTCATCGATTCACTGCTTGAATCCTTCGGTTTTCACCATCCTGCGGATTTTACGCACGTTACGCATATGTGGCTCGTCATGCTGCTGCTCATCCTGAGCGCCCTGCTTTTTGCCAGGGGCGTTCAGCTGCTGCCGAAAAAGGGCCAGAATTTCTTCGAGGTCGTCGTGGACGGGCTGGAGAGTTTCATGGTGGAGATCAGCGGGCCCGAAGGGCGTTTCTTTTTCCCGTTCATCGCCACCGTCTTCCTCTTCATCCTGGTCTCGAATCTGCTCGGCCTCGTTCCCGGGTTCTTCTCACCGACGGCGAACCTCAATACCACGCTGGCCCTGGCCCTGTGCACCTTCGTCTACACGCACATCATCGGCATCCGCTTTCACGGCATCAAATATATCAAGCATTTCACCGGGTCGGTCTGGTGGCTCACCCCGTTGATGCTGCCGATCGAAATCATCGGTCACTTCGCCCGGATCATGTCCCTGAGTGTACGGCTTTTCGGGAACATCTTCGGGAAGGAAATGGTGCTCGGCATCCTGTTCGGCCTGGCCGGGCTCTATCTGGCGCCGCTGCCGATCCTTTTCCTGGGCATCCTCGTCAGTTTCATTCAGGCCCTGGTGTTCATGCTCTTGTCCATCATGTATTTCGTGGGTGCCATGGAACACGCCCACTAG
- the atpE gene encoding ATP synthase F0 subunit C, which yields MSKKTVVGVLTALMVLGMTSMAMAADGQAQAAAFWVFFGIAVACGFGIGVAALGTGIGMGNAINGALQGTARNPEAGGKIMTTMIIGLALIESLCIYALVICFILVFKIPDIEVMLKSIGA from the coding sequence ATGTCCAAAAAAACAGTCGTTGGGGTTCTCACAGCTCTTATGGTTCTGGGTATGACATCGATGGCCATGGCCGCTGACGGCCAGGCACAGGCGGCAGCGTTCTGGGTATTCTTCGGGATCGCCGTCGCTTGCGGTTTCGGCATCGGCGTCGCCGCCCTGGGAACCGGCATCGGTATGGGTAACGCCATCAACGGTGCGCTGCAGGGTACGGCTCGGAACCCGGAAGCGGGCGGTAAGATCATGACCACCATGATCATCGGTCTCGCCCTGATCGAGTCGCTGTGTATCTATGCGCTGGTCATCTGCTTCATCCTGGTCTTCAAGATTCCAGATATCGAAGTCATGCTGAAGTCTATAGGCGCGTAA
- a CDS encoding PEP/pyruvate-binding domain-containing protein, which translates to MAQKWIYRLDELRSEHNDLVGKKCANLGEMVHMGMRVPPGFAISVDGYERFMSETGAGDEIRKYVEEAGESLRKVEKQVEAGRVIRNIIESKDMPEAMKAELYGFYDELCETVGKPDVAVATRSSGAVSMPGQMETYLNVKGKREVVRKVIRVWSSAFTTRAIAFRLEKGMDMAKAPIGVAVLKMVSARCAGVTLTVQPTTGDLSKVVVEGNWGLGESVVSGEITPDSFVIDKETKEVVSSTISQKLRMVVFRKDGIAMVSVPKELQGKPCLEEKELQEIVRIALKVESYFDMPQDMEWVIDDDMSFPENLFWVQTRPAKFSKKKEDDSEYLAELMTRIFKM; encoded by the coding sequence ATGGCGCAAAAATGGATTTACAGGCTCGATGAACTCCGCAGTGAGCACAATGATCTGGTTGGAAAGAAGTGTGCTAATCTGGGGGAGATGGTGCACATGGGTATGCGCGTTCCACCTGGATTCGCCATCTCCGTAGACGGCTACGAACGGTTCATGAGCGAGACCGGCGCTGGCGATGAGATTCGGAAGTATGTGGAAGAGGCGGGAGAAAGCCTGCGCAAGGTGGAAAAACAGGTCGAGGCCGGCCGTGTGATCCGCAACATCATTGAATCGAAGGACATGCCCGAGGCGATGAAAGCGGAGCTTTACGGCTTTTACGACGAACTGTGCGAGACGGTCGGCAAGCCCGATGTGGCGGTCGCAACGCGGTCGAGCGGTGCGGTGAGCATGCCCGGGCAGATGGAGACCTATCTGAACGTGAAGGGAAAGCGGGAAGTGGTCCGGAAGGTGATCCGGGTGTGGAGCAGTGCCTTTACGACGCGGGCCATCGCCTTCCGGCTCGAAAAGGGCATGGACATGGCCAAGGCCCCCATCGGAGTTGCGGTCCTCAAGATGGTCAGTGCCCGGTGCGCCGGGGTCACGCTGACGGTTCAGCCCACGACAGGGGATTTGAGCAAGGTGGTGGTCGAGGGCAACTGGGGACTTGGCGAGAGTGTCGTGTCCGGTGAGATCACTCCGGACAGCTTCGTGATCGACAAGGAGACCAAAGAGGTTGTTTCGTCCACGATCAGCCAGAAGCTGCGCATGGTCGTGTTTCGCAAAGACGGGATTGCGATGGTCAGCGTTCCGAAGGAGCTGCAGGGAAAGCCCTGTCTCGAGGAAAAGGAACTGCAGGAGATCGTGCGGATCGCCCTCAAGGTGGAGTCGTACTTCGACATGCCCCAGGACATGGAGTGGGTCATAGACGATGATATGTCCTTCCCTGAAAATCTGTTCTGGGTTCAAACCCGACCGGCCAAGTTCTCGAAGAAGAAGGAGGACGATTCCGAGTACCTGGCCGAGTTGATGACGCGGATCTTCAAGATGTGA
- a CDS encoding PEP-utilizing enzyme, which translates to MKVYDVVPGLEFDPERDFELSPAWFLDGTHSVPPWTPMFGWFWVSFCRHGMQWGAEKLSLPTVKGWDWRFMNGGGYLTLLLVKSEEEKQRREKKFREAILPFIKDYDGLWNGFVQEILGRYEALKQLDLDTAENIDLLANFEETICTCRRMWEIHMYMMYGTYTAYILFENMCRELAGIDDTNPTFHQLVSGFDNKVFQVDKRLWEFSQRAREDGLEKVFLEGEVDGIKARLETVDQGRSFMKDFSAFMNEDGWRMQRMSEINLPTWVEDPTPALVNVKQFLQKGGDFNLEAERAKITEARLEAEKAVLEKVPREMRGWFEQLMRLAQKSGVFSEEHDHYLDLYTHAMIRRIVLGMGKRWKQEGAIDDPEDMFYLQPDEVRRAGINPDQFDMRYIVERRRAEWEEWCKHPNPPALLKEGFDLDQAMGVLVKSNDPIASKVVVGSMPQVRPELKADLYGTCGSPGVAEGPARVIMNEDELSLIQEGDILVAASTSPSWTPIFSMIKGVIVDRGASLSHAAIVGREYGIPVVMNVFEGTTKIRSGQKVKVDANMGTVYILDK; encoded by the coding sequence ATGAAGGTCTACGATGTGGTTCCAGGTCTGGAATTCGATCCGGAAAGAGACTTTGAGCTGTCGCCTGCCTGGTTTTTGGACGGCACGCACTCGGTGCCGCCATGGACGCCCATGTTTGGTTGGTTCTGGGTGAGCTTCTGCCGTCACGGCATGCAATGGGGAGCGGAGAAGCTCAGCCTGCCGACGGTCAAAGGATGGGACTGGCGCTTCATGAACGGAGGCGGTTATCTGACCCTTCTGCTGGTCAAGAGCGAGGAGGAAAAACAGCGCCGTGAAAAAAAATTTCGTGAAGCGATTCTTCCATTTATTAAAGATTACGATGGTTTGTGGAATGGCTTCGTCCAAGAGATCCTGGGGCGTTACGAGGCCTTGAAGCAACTGGATCTGGACACCGCCGAGAACATCGATCTGCTCGCCAATTTCGAGGAGACGATCTGCACCTGCCGCCGGATGTGGGAGATCCACATGTACATGATGTACGGGACCTACACGGCCTACATCCTTTTCGAAAACATGTGCCGGGAACTGGCCGGTATCGACGACACGAACCCGACGTTCCATCAGCTCGTCTCCGGCTTCGACAACAAGGTGTTCCAGGTGGACAAGCGCCTGTGGGAGTTTTCGCAGCGTGCCCGCGAGGATGGCCTCGAAAAGGTGTTTCTGGAAGGCGAGGTGGACGGGATCAAGGCCAGACTGGAGACCGTCGATCAAGGTCGTTCTTTCATGAAGGACTTCAGCGCCTTTATGAACGAGGATGGCTGGCGGATGCAGCGGATGAGCGAGATCAATCTCCCGACGTGGGTGGAGGACCCGACCCCGGCCCTGGTGAACGTGAAGCAGTTCCTGCAGAAGGGCGGCGATTTCAACCTCGAGGCGGAGCGCGCCAAGATCACCGAGGCGCGTCTGGAGGCCGAGAAGGCTGTCCTCGAAAAGGTGCCGCGCGAAATGAGGGGCTGGTTCGAGCAACTGATGCGCCTTGCCCAGAAGAGCGGGGTCTTCAGCGAGGAGCACGACCATTATCTCGACCTGTACACCCACGCCATGATCCGGCGGATCGTCCTCGGCATGGGCAAACGCTGGAAGCAGGAGGGGGCCATCGACGATCCCGAGGACATGTTCTATCTCCAGCCGGACGAGGTGCGGCGGGCGGGGATCAACCCGGATCAGTTCGACATGCGCTACATCGTCGAGCGTAGACGCGCGGAGTGGGAGGAGTGGTGCAAGCACCCGAATCCGCCGGCCCTTTTGAAGGAAGGCTTCGACCTCGACCAGGCCATGGGTGTGCTCGTCAAGAGCAACGATCCCATCGCCAGCAAGGTCGTTGTGGGTTCCATGCCGCAGGTGCGCCCCGAACTGAAGGCGGATCTCTATGGCACCTGCGGTTCTCCGGGGGTGGCCGAAGGCCCCGCACGGGTGATCATGAACGAGGATGAGCTGAGTCTGATCCAGGAGGGGGACATCCTGGTTGCAGCCAGCACGTCGCCCAGCTGGACCCCTATCTTCAGCATGATCAAGGGGGTCATCGTGGATCGGGGCGCCAGCCTGTCGCATGCGGCCATCGTCGGCCGGGAGTACGGCATCCCCGTGGTGATGAACGTGTTCGAGGGCACCACCAAGATCCGCTCCGGTCAGAAGGTCAAAGTGGATGCCAATATGGGGACCGTCTATATCCTGGACAAGTAA
- the uvrA gene encoding excinuclease ABC subunit UvrA: MTHSCIKIRGARQHNLKNISLDIPRDQLVVITGLSGSGKSSLAFDTIFAEGQRRYVESLSAYARQFLEQMDKPDVDAIEGLSPAISIEQRSSSRNPRSTVGTVTEIYDYLRLLYARIGLPFCPACNLPIRSETAEEIIDRVMALGEGARIQIMAPLAPGPKGAYRQVFQRLRKEGFTRVQVDGRTRMLDEEINLDKTGDHEVLVVVDRLVIRDGIRQRLSDSMELTLSMGEGKAVAAVQEGEVFSFSQAAACPRCGYRVPELSPQAFSFNNPQGACEACNGLGTRRHFDPVLIVPDPGLSLREGAIAPWAGRDSVYFQQMLDSLCDHYQVSVYTPFGELPSEIQEAFLYGSGDEEIAFFFEREGRRHDYTRPFEGVIPNLERRYRETGSYQVREEIEKYMSVRPCHVCRGGRLKPPVLAVRVGGKAIHEVTALSIAAAERFFDRLELGPREAAIASRVTREIQARLTFMKSVGLGYLTLDRPSATLSGGEDQRIRLATQIGSGLAGVLYVLDEPSIGLHQRDNLRLLENLKRLRDLGNSVLVVEHDAETILAADHVVDMGPGAGSNGGEVIFEGPPSALIEDGRSLTGAYLSGRRCIPVPAARRKGTGRSIVIEGARQNNLKDITVRIPLGTFTCITGVSGSGKSSLLNGILYPALARDLYRASGPVGAVKAVSGTRHIDKVIHIDQSPIGRTPRSNPATYTGVFTDIRDLFAQLPEARMRGYKPGRFSFNVRGGRCETCQGDGIIKIEMHFLPDVYVTCEACKGLRYNRDTLEIRYKGLNIAEVLDMTVNQAYGFFENIPAIRKTVQTLLDVGLGYVKLGQSATTLSGGEAQRIKLSRELSRRSTGRTLYILDEPTTGLHFADIQKLLEVLNYLVAQKNTVVVIEHNLDVIKTADYIIDLGPEGGEEGGGYLVASGTPEELSRVPQSHTGRFLAKVLKACSCSDDRPDSPA, from the coding sequence ATGACCCACAGCTGCATCAAGATCAGGGGCGCCCGCCAGCACAACCTCAAGAACATCTCTTTGGATATCCCGAGAGATCAGTTGGTTGTCATCACGGGCCTTTCGGGCTCGGGGAAGTCCTCCCTCGCCTTCGACACCATCTTCGCCGAAGGCCAGCGCCGCTATGTGGAGTCCCTTTCGGCCTATGCGCGGCAGTTCCTCGAGCAGATGGACAAGCCGGACGTGGACGCCATCGAGGGCCTTTCACCCGCCATCTCGATCGAGCAGCGTTCTTCGAGCCGAAATCCGCGCTCGACGGTCGGGACCGTCACGGAGATCTATGATTACCTGAGGCTCCTCTACGCCCGCATCGGCCTGCCTTTTTGTCCGGCCTGCAATCTGCCCATCCGCTCCGAGACCGCCGAAGAGATCATCGACCGGGTCATGGCCCTTGGCGAAGGGGCGCGGATCCAGATTATGGCCCCTCTCGCTCCCGGGCCCAAAGGGGCTTACCGGCAGGTCTTTCAGCGGCTTCGCAAGGAGGGGTTTACGCGCGTGCAGGTCGATGGGAGGACCCGCATGCTCGATGAAGAGATCAATCTCGACAAGACAGGGGACCATGAGGTCCTGGTGGTGGTGGACCGGCTGGTCATTCGCGACGGCATCCGTCAGCGTTTGAGCGATTCCATGGAACTGACGCTTTCCATGGGAGAGGGCAAGGCGGTGGCGGCGGTTCAGGAAGGCGAGGTGTTTTCCTTCAGCCAGGCGGCGGCCTGTCCGCGATGCGGCTACCGTGTGCCGGAGCTCTCGCCGCAGGCCTTCTCCTTCAACAATCCGCAAGGGGCCTGCGAGGCCTGCAATGGATTGGGGACCCGGAGGCACTTCGACCCCGTGCTGATCGTGCCGGACCCCGGCCTTTCGCTGCGGGAAGGGGCCATCGCCCCCTGGGCCGGCCGGGATTCGGTCTATTTCCAGCAGATGCTCGATTCCCTCTGCGACCATTACCAGGTCAGCGTCTACACGCCTTTCGGCGAACTCCCGTCCGAGATCCAGGAGGCCTTTCTCTATGGCTCCGGGGACGAAGAGATCGCTTTCTTTTTTGAACGGGAGGGGCGCCGGCATGACTACACCCGGCCGTTCGAAGGCGTGATCCCGAATCTGGAGCGGCGCTACCGCGAGACCGGCTCCTACCAAGTGAGGGAGGAGATCGAGAAGTACATGAGTGTACGCCCCTGCCACGTCTGCCGCGGCGGGCGACTCAAACCGCCTGTCCTGGCGGTTCGGGTCGGTGGGAAGGCCATTCACGAGGTCACGGCGCTTTCAATCGCCGCCGCCGAACGGTTTTTTGACCGGTTGGAGCTGGGCCCGAGGGAGGCGGCCATCGCCTCCCGGGTGACCCGGGAGATTCAGGCGCGGCTTACCTTCATGAAAAGCGTCGGGCTGGGCTACCTGACCCTCGACCGCCCCTCGGCGACGCTTTCAGGGGGGGAGGATCAGCGGATCCGGCTGGCCACCCAGATCGGGTCGGGGCTTGCCGGGGTCCTGTACGTGCTGGATGAACCGAGCATCGGCCTTCATCAGCGGGATAATCTGCGCCTGCTCGAGAACCTGAAGCGGCTGCGGGATCTCGGGAACAGCGTGCTGGTGGTGGAGCACGACGCCGAGACCATCCTGGCGGCCGATCATGTCGTCGACATGGGGCCGGGGGCCGGCAGCAACGGGGGGGAGGTGATCTTCGAAGGCCCGCCTTCGGCGCTGATCGAGGACGGCCGCTCCTTGACGGGGGCCTATCTTTCCGGCCGCCGGTGCATTCCCGTGCCCGCTGCGCGCCGCAAGGGAACAGGCCGGAGCATCGTGATCGAAGGGGCGCGGCAAAACAACCTCAAGGATATCACGGTCCGGATACCCCTCGGGACGTTCACGTGCATCACCGGGGTCTCCGGGTCCGGGAAGAGCAGCCTTTTGAACGGGATCCTGTACCCGGCCCTCGCCCGGGATCTCTATCGGGCGAGCGGCCCGGTGGGGGCGGTCAAGGCCGTGAGCGGGACCCGCCACATCGACAAGGTCATCCATATCGATCAGAGTCCGATCGGCCGGACCCCGCGATCCAACCCGGCGACCTATACCGGCGTGTTCACGGACATTCGGGATCTGTTCGCCCAGCTGCCCGAAGCGCGGATGCGCGGCTACAAACCGGGCCGCTTCAGCTTCAACGTCCGCGGCGGCCGCTGTGAGACCTGCCAGGGGGATGGCATCATCAAGATCGAGATGCACTTCCTTCCGGATGTATACGTGACCTGCGAGGCCTGCAAGGGTCTTCGGTACAACCGGGATACGCTGGAGATCCGCTACAAGGGGTTGAACATCGCCGAGGTCCTCGATATGACCGTCAACCAGGCCTATGGGTTCTTCGAGAATATCCCGGCGATCCGGAAGACCGTCCAGACCCTTCTGGATGTCGGGCTCGGGTATGTCAAGCTGGGGCAGTCCGCCACGACGCTTTCCGGCGGCGAGGCGCAGCGGATCAAGCTTTCGCGGGAACTGAGCCGGCGCAGCACCGGCCGGACGCTTTACATCCTGGATGAACCGACGACGGGGCTGCACTTCGCGGACATTCAGAAGCTTCTGGAGGTCCTGAATTATCTGGTGGCTCAAAAAAACACGGTGGTGGTGATCGAGCACAATCTCGACGTGATCAAGACCGCAGACTACATCATCGATCTCGGGCCGGAGGGCGGCGAAGAAGGGGGAGGCTATCTGGTGGCGTCCGGTACGCCGGAGGAATTGTCCAGGGTGCCCCAATCCCACACCGGAAGGTTTCTTGCGAAGGTGCTCAAGGCTTGTTCTTGCTCAGATGATAGGCCAGATTCTCCAGCTTGA
- the thiS gene encoding sulfur carrier protein ThiS, whose protein sequence is MALNITVDGTARTLPGVLTIRELIEQCNKKDPHLIVERNGAFVYPQDYAHVRVEDGDRIELIIPDFGG, encoded by the coding sequence ATGGCGTTGAATATCACGGTGGATGGGACGGCTAGAACACTACCCGGCGTGCTCACCATCCGCGAATTGATCGAACAGTGCAACAAAAAGGACCCCCATCTGATCGTCGAGCGCAACGGGGCGTTCGTCTATCCTCAGGATTATGCCCATGTCAGGGTTGAAGACGGCGACCGGATCGAACTCATCATCCCCGATTTCGGCGGGTGA
- a CDS encoding damage-control phosphatase ARMT1 family protein yields MLIQPDCIPCILKMAVYVMRALQFDKDESRVLYGRIAALPSLQGGRWNYTSPEIIEQVMDIILQARQEEDPFHAIKRTQNQMIIDVLPYLETLVREDPNPLLTAVKLAILGNNIDFMVGENPPDIKHLIREKLQAPIPPERFGRLEEGLSRAKRVVYFADNAGEIVFDRVLIGILKERFEADITVVVRQRPTLNDTTLEEARAVGIDALVPVIPNGMDGPFPGTRLERCSAEVNSLVEEADLILSKGGGNYDSLSEEREDVTRKIAYLLVSKCYPYYEEFGVPLFQPVLETFTGRKHPSSIDI; encoded by the coding sequence ATGCTGATTCAGCCCGACTGTATCCCCTGCATCTTGAAAATGGCTGTCTATGTTATGCGTGCCTTGCAGTTCGACAAAGACGAAAGCAGAGTGTTGTACGGCCGCATCGCGGCCCTGCCCTCCTTACAGGGCGGCCGGTGGAACTATACCAGTCCGGAAATCATCGAACAGGTGATGGACATCATCCTGCAGGCCCGGCAGGAAGAGGATCCATTCCATGCAATCAAACGAACCCAGAACCAGATGATCATTGACGTGCTCCCTTACCTCGAAACGCTTGTTCGCGAAGATCCCAACCCGCTTCTCACGGCCGTCAAACTCGCCATCCTGGGCAACAACATCGATTTCATGGTCGGAGAGAACCCGCCGGACATCAAACACCTCATCCGTGAAAAGCTTCAGGCCCCCATCCCGCCGGAACGGTTCGGCCGCCTCGAAGAGGGGCTCTCAAGGGCGAAGCGAGTGGTCTACTTCGCCGACAACGCCGGAGAGATCGTCTTTGATAGAGTGCTCATCGGCATCCTCAAGGAGCGGTTCGAAGCAGACATCACCGTCGTGGTCAGGCAGCGCCCCACCCTGAACGACACCACCCTCGAGGAGGCGCGGGCCGTGGGCATCGACGCGCTCGTGCCCGTCATCCCGAACGGCATGGACGGGCCGTTTCCCGGCACGCGGTTGGAGCGGTGTTCAGCCGAGGTGAACAGCCTTGTCGAGGAGGCCGATCTGATCCTTTCGAAAGGCGGAGGAAACTACGACTCCCTCAGCGAGGAACGGGAGGACGTCACCCGCAAGATCGCTTATCTCCTCGTGTCGAAATGTTATCCCTACTACGAAGAATTCGGTGTTCCGCTGTTTCAACCCGTTCTCGAAACCTTCACGGGCAGGAAACATCCCTCTTCAATCGACATTTAG